From a region of the Salvelinus namaycush isolate Seneca chromosome 40, SaNama_1.0, whole genome shotgun sequence genome:
- the LOC120033621 gene encoding tubulin alpha chain-like: MRECISVHVGQAGVQMGNTCWELYCLEHGIQPDGTMPNNKAVGSTDDSFTTFFSATGIGKYVPRAIFVDLEPTVIDEVRTGTYRQLFHPEQLISGKEDAANNYARGHYTIGKEIIDQVLDRIRKLADQCTGLQGFLVFHSFGGGTGSGFTSLLMERLSVDFGKKSKLEFAIYPAPQVSTAVVEPYNSILTTHTTLEHSDCAFMVDNEAIYDICRRNLDIERPSYTNLNRLISQIVSSITASLRFDGALNVDLTEFQTNLVPYPRIHFPLATYAPVISAEKAYHEQLSVAEITNSCFEPANQMVKCDPRHGKYMACCLLYRGDVVPKDVNVAIGNIKTKRSIQFVDWCPTGFKVGINYQPPTVVPGGDLAKVQRAVCMLSNTTAIAEAWARLDHKFDLMYAKRAFVHWYVGEGMEEGEFSEAREDMAALEKDYEEVGIDSFEEDEEGEEY, encoded by the exons ATG CGTGAGTGTATCTCTGTGCATGTGGGTCAGGCTGGAGTCCAGATGGGCAACACCTGTTGGGAGCTGTACTGTCTGGAGCACGGGATCCAGCCGGACGGCACCATGCCTAACAACAAGGCGGTCGGTAGCACTGACGACTCCTTCACCACGTTCTTCAGCGCCACGGGCATCGGGAAATATGTGCCCCGCGCCATCTTTGTAGACCTGGAGCCCACTGTCATTG ATGAGGTGCGGACAGGTACCTACCGGCAGCTGTTTCACCCCGAGCAGCTTATCTCAGGGAAGGAGGACGCAGCCAATAACTATGCACGTGGCCACTACACTATCGGCAAGGAGATCATCGACCAAGTGCTGGACAGGATCCGTAAACTG GCTGACCAGTGCACGGGGCTCCAAGGTTTCCTGGTCTTCCACAGCTTCGGAGGAGGTACCGGCTCTGGTTTCACCTCCCTGCTCATGGAACGTCTCTCAGTCGACTTCGGGAAGAAGTCCAAGCTGGAGTTTGCCATATACCCTGCTCCCCAGGTGTCCACAGCTGTGGTGGAGCCCTACAACTCCATCCTGACCACCCACACTACCCTAGAGCACTCTGATTGTGCCTTCATGGTTGACAATGAGGCCATCTACGACATCTGCCGTAGAAACCTGGACATTGAGCGCCCCTCTTACACCAACCTCAACAGGCTCATCAGCCAGATTGTCTCCTCCATCACCGCCTCTCTCCGTTTCGATGGTGCCCTTAACGTGGACCTGACAGAGTTCCAGACCAACCTGGTGCCTTACCCCCGCATCCACTTCCCCCTGGCCACCTATGCCCCTGTCATCTCAGCCGAGAAGGCCTACCACGAGCAGCTCTCTGTGGCTGAGATCACAAACTCCTGCTTCGAGCCCGCCaaccagatggtgaagtgtgaccCTCGCCACGGTAAGTACATGGCGTGCTGCCTGCTGTACCGTGGAGACGTGGTGCCCAAGGATGTCAACGTGGCCATCGGCAACATCAAGACAAAGCGAAGCATCCAGTTTGTGGACTGGTGCCCTACAGGTTTCAAAGTGGGCATCAACTACCAGCCACCCACTGTGGTGCCAGGGGGTGACCTGGCCAAGGTCCAGAGAGCTGTGTGCATGTTGAGCAACACCACAGCCATCGCTGAGGCCTGGGCACGTCTCGACCACAAGTTTGACCTGATGTATGCCAAGCGGGCATTCGTGCACTGGTACGTGGGTGAGGGCATGGAGGAGGGGGAGTTCTCTGAGGCCAGGGAAGACATGGCTGCCCTGGAGAAGGACTATGAAGAGGTAGGTATCGACTCATttgaggaggacgaggagggagAGGAGTATTAG